One Maribacter cobaltidurans genomic window carries:
- a CDS encoding SDR family oxidoreductase: MDLNLKNKVVVVTGSAGMEGSIGHAIIFSLANEGAIPVLIDRNKRGVEYEKQLQKIHPESSFYQTDLTDVSQIEEAITKISKKYGRIDAVINNVGVNDGASLEGSIDDFMDSLRLNLVSFFAVVKFALPLLKRSKGAILNIGSKVALTGQGGTSGYAAAKGGVLGLTREWAVDLIGYGIRSNALIIAECYTPAYETWIESLENGTEKLNSIKNTIPLESRMTTPEEIANTALFVISDKSSHTTGQFVFVDGGYVHLDRALLPSK; the protein is encoded by the coding sequence ATGGATTTAAATCTTAAAAATAAAGTTGTTGTAGTCACAGGTTCTGCGGGAATGGAAGGAAGTATTGGGCATGCCATTATTTTTTCGTTGGCCAATGAGGGAGCTATTCCGGTTTTGATAGATAGAAATAAACGGGGGGTCGAATATGAAAAACAACTTCAGAAAATTCATCCGGAGTCCTCTTTTTATCAGACCGATTTAACCGATGTTTCACAAATTGAGGAGGCCATAACCAAGATTTCAAAAAAATATGGTAGGATTGATGCTGTAATAAATAATGTAGGGGTCAATGACGGTGCTTCATTGGAAGGTTCCATCGATGATTTTATGGATTCCCTTCGCCTAAATTTGGTCAGTTTTTTTGCGGTTGTCAAATTTGCCCTTCCACTCCTAAAAAGGAGTAAGGGCGCTATTTTGAATATTGGTTCCAAAGTGGCATTGACTGGGCAAGGAGGAACTTCCGGATATGCGGCTGCCAAAGGTGGTGTGTTGGGCCTAACGAGGGAATGGGCGGTCGATCTAATCGGCTATGGTATAAGAAGTAATGCGCTGATTATAGCAGAATGCTATACCCCGGCTTATGAAACATGGATAGAATCACTGGAAAATGGAACCGAGAAATTGAATTCCATAAAAAATACGATTCCATTGGAGTCAAGAATGACTACACCGGAAGAGATAGCAAATACCGCCCTCTTTGTAATTTCGGACAAATCCTCGCATACCACGGGTCAATTTGTTTTTGTCGATGGGGGATATGTCCATTTGGACAGAGCCCTGCTTCCTTCAAAATGA